In Prunus dulcis chromosome 2, ALMONDv2, whole genome shotgun sequence, a single genomic region encodes these proteins:
- the LOC117618369 gene encoding CASP-like protein 4D1, translating to MSETAATIEEAAPPPPPRPPPPSYSSASLRLASLILRIFTFLLLLISLIVLCTNTVDVYLQKLRFQDIYAYRYMLSTIVIGTAYSLLQLALSIHNVVSGQDGILLLDFFGDKLISYLLASGTGAGFAITVDTKRLTDADPLFDMIDIREFYDKAYASASLLLLAFCSTAMLSIISSYTLPKKV from the exons ATGTCAGAAACAGCTGCAACAATAGAAGAAGctgcaccaccaccaccaccacggCCGCCGCCACCATCTTATTCATCTGCATCTTTACGGCTTGCTTCTCTAATATTGAGGATCTTTACCTTCCTTCTCTTATTAATATCCCTAATAGTGCTTTGCACCAACACCGTGGATGTTTATCTGCAGAAACTTAGATTTCAGGATATTTATGCCTACCG ATACATGCTTTCCACAATCGTCATTGGCACTGCATATTCTCTCTTGCAACTTGCATTGTCAATCCATAATGTCGTAAGTGGCCAGGACGGCATTCTCCTACTCGACTTCTTTGGTGACAAG TTGATATCATACCTTCTAGCAAGTGGTACTGGAGCAGGGTTTGCCATAACTGTAGACACAAAGAGATTGACGGATGCAGATCCTCTATTTGATATGATTGACATTCGCGAATTTTATGACAAGGCATATGCATCAGCTAGCCTCCTTCTCCTCGCATTTTGCTCCACTGCCATGTTATCCATCATCTCTTCCTACACACTCCCGAAGAAAGTTTGA
- the LOC117619967 gene encoding CASP-like protein 4D1 — translation MAQQATASSRIASLILRILTFILLLISLIVLATNSIGSSDDDSKVRFTDFYAYRYMLATIVIGNAYSLLQLVLTIFNIVRGGDGMPFLDFFGDKFISYVLATGAAAGFGLTVDLKRLMDASEVDMLNFDDKAFASASLLLLAFVTTAILSVISAYTLPKRV, via the exons ATGGCTCAACAAGCAACTGCATCCTCAAGGATTGCCTCTCTTATTTTGAGAATCTTGACCTTCATTCTCTTGTTGATATCACTTATTGTGCTTGCCACGAACTCCATAGGATCCAGCGATGACGACTCCAAAGTTCGTTTTACTGATTTTTATGCCTATCG ATACATGCTTGCTACAATTGTCATCGGCAATGCATATAGTCTTCTGCAACTTGTACTCACAATCTTTAATATCGTAAGGGGCGGGGATGGCATGCCCTTCCTTGACTTCTTTGGTGACAAG TTCATATCATACGTGCTAGCAACTGGTGCTGCTGCTGGGTTTGGTCTGACTGTGGACTTGAAGAGACTGATGGACGCATCTGAAGTAGACATGCTCAACTTTGACGATAAGGCCTTTGCATCGGCTagcctcctcctcctcgcaTTTGTTACCACTGCCATATTATCAGTTATCTCTGCCTACACTCTTCCAAAGAGAGTTTGA